Proteins encoded by one window of Crassostrea angulata isolate pt1a10 chromosome 9, ASM2561291v2, whole genome shotgun sequence:
- the LOC128162283 gene encoding uncharacterized protein LOC128162283 has protein sequence MASNLFKKTVRKTIQALKALDDMTSTSLLHLIQKNPERRSQREINLFLPTLMMKANCLQNVDRDVGIEILRHSEHEHKEAGDVIMKQGETGDKFYIVIQGSVGVYVRDTFKKSRKRKSIVVRLPRITSDATLHQHPGDTVKHNHCCCLPENQKLDSHHDTGTRHQCKCHVTEKSIQQAELEAKYGSKVNILPSGHSFGELALLKAEARNATIIADEAVDLMVIPQKLFENTIKWHQSKQFDDKRIFVRTHPFFAKWTEAEIEQLVPCLKKRIISAGQCAFLQGSDVTCLHFLVRGKARISAVPDLHRKQYPAMFDAAEMSKRHPIHFEHHMAKSLKLPSIPTSRNERFVASRRVQLCHVMEGEIIHDIEFLLNLHNSLFRVFCSTECEFYSLDTKQIDRFPLSRKSYVLKLLKTRTETRLSSRVSTIPGGKFDILPLLILQLRFVRILKENKEESARIHRLPLSECLHISGHVFKEYNPIKETAEKVETAHDVSQVPKYVLEGPDYYRKLVRKRQQEHEEIRRRYPDQIKECQSISNEMKSMILNNVKQRHLVEKVMKRYSIGWKTEESWMAR, from the exons ATGGCGTCTAATTTGTTCAAGAAAACCGTGAGGAAAACTATCCAGGCATTAAAAGCACTGGATGATATGACCAGTACTTCCCTGCTACATTTGATTCAGAAGAACCCCGAAAGGCGGAGTCAGAGAGAGATCAATCTTTTTTTACCAACCCTCATGATGAAGGCCAATTGTCTGCAGAATGTTGACAGAG ACGTTGGTATTGAGATATTAAGACACAGTGAACACGAGCACAAAGAAGctggtgacgtcataatgaaacAAGGAGAAACAGGAGACAA ATTCTACATCGTCATCCAAGGTTCTGTTGGTGTTTACGTCAGAGATACTTTCAAGAAATCACGTAAAAGGAAGTCCATTGTGGTGCGATTACCCAGAATTACTAGCGATGCAACCTTGCACCAACATCCGGGTGATACAGTTAAACACAACCACTGCTGCTGTCTTCCGGAAAATCAGAAATTAGACAGCCATCACGACACCGGAACCCGTCATCAATGCAAATGTCACGTGACCGAGAAGAGCATCCAACAGGCAGAGTTAGAGGCAAAGTATGGTTCAAAAGTCAACATTTTAC CTTCAGGGCATTCATTCGGCGAGCTCGCTCTTTTAAAAGCGGAAGCTAGGAACGCCACCATTATCGCCGATGAGGCTGTAGATCTGATGGTCATTCCCCAGAAGTTGTTTGAAAACACAATCAAG TGGCACCAATCTAAACAGTTCGATGATAAGAGGATTTTTGTCAGAACGCATCCATTTTTTGCCAAATGGACGGAAGCTGAAATTGAACAACTGGTGCCTTGCTTGAAAAAGCGCATTATATCCGCAGGACAGTGCGCCTTTCTCCAAGGAAGTGACGTCACATGTCTTCATTTTCTAGTCAG AGGTAAGGCCCGTATCTCGGCAGTTCCGGATCTACACCGGAAGCAGTATCCCGCCATGTTTGATGCTGCAGAAATGAGCAAGAGACATCCAATTCACTTCGA ACATCATATGGCGAAAAGCCTGAAATTACCCAGCATTCCTACTTCCAGAAACGAACGATTTGTTGCCAGCAGACGCGTGCAGCTGTGTCACGTGATGGAAGGGGAGATTATTCACGATATTGAGTTCCTGCTCAATCTTCACAACTCACTGTTTCGAGTTTTCTGTTCAACAGAATGCGAATTTTACTCACTCGACACAAAACAAATCGACCGTTTTCCTTTGAGTAGAAAAAGTTACGTTCTCAAGTTACTCAAAACTCGAACCGAAACGAGACTTTCGAGTCGAGTTTCAACGATTCCGGGAGGAAAATTCGACATTTTGCCGCTGTTGATACTTCAATTAAGGTTTGTTCGAATTCTAAAGGAAAACAAGGAGGAATCTGCGAGGATCCATAGACTCCCGCTGTCTGAGTGTTTACACATCAGTGGGCACGTCTTCAAGGAATACAATCCGATCAAAGAAACAGCAGAAAAAGTGGAAACTGCACATGATGTATCCCAGGTACCCAAGTATGTTTTGGAGGGGCCGGATTACTACCGAAAACTGGTCCGGAAGCGACAACAGGAGCACGAAGAAATCAGGAGAAGATATCCGGATCAG ataaaagaatGCCAATCTATCAGCAACGAAATGAAAAGCATGATTCTGAATAACGTCAAACAGCGCCACCTGGTGGAGAAGGTCATGAAGAGGTATTCCATtggttggaaaacggaagaatCGTGGATGGCGCGGTGA